In a genomic window of Occallatibacter riparius:
- a CDS encoding acyloxyacyl hydrolase codes for MKFPVQRQLLPSHDASAPVSALASLRPSRFQGRRMLGVMLLGLLALSRCGLAQSATPDHADPAVAAVPAPAPLETPADLPDAPDAPLSTLDRALSATSPSESFSSSLDFIPADPAHAMAFIHKGAGPTVPLNQCPTDETRARECRIHWHQLIIEASIYNAFQDMGNLYTGYWYRWETTHGKWWDRYVDSVQRWRWDHWGDDNPVLDDYVGHSMMGSITNYMWIQNDPKGMTVEQANDWIYWRSRLRALAFSTAFSFWWKMGPTGEAGIGHNGDHYFPDKGVITNETGWVELVTTPLGGLGWTIGEDALDKHLFRKIAAKPHRPVTLLLASFLTPSRATANIFRFRPPWYRDAYQVKANTFWSDPAGPEQANQPVGDDPPVSGTDIASAADASAPGSSAISPRRQPGEKPEWPRIGGVHEFGAWWGLSLMTGHVWGYAPDVKYMPIDVNYSYLLNPNSHRWAFRYAPEVTALAMLDEKAFTPKDRYTQRQRSYGAGVSPVGFRTNFFPDARVQPYVSGVGGFIYFNQRVLSPQGSQFMYTIDFGTGLQFFRKKRQAWSLGYRYQHLSNANISHHNPGTDANTFYVAVSRFRIKGYR; via the coding sequence ATGAAGTTCCCTGTGCAGCGCCAGCTTCTCCCGAGCCACGACGCAAGCGCACCGGTTTCCGCCCTTGCGAGTCTTCGCCCCTCTCGTTTTCAGGGGCGCCGCATGCTGGGCGTCATGCTCCTCGGCCTCCTGGCTCTCAGTCGTTGTGGGCTCGCCCAATCCGCGACTCCCGATCACGCCGACCCTGCGGTTGCAGCGGTGCCGGCCCCTGCACCCCTCGAAACGCCCGCGGATCTACCCGATGCACCCGACGCGCCGCTCTCCACACTGGACAGGGCCCTTAGCGCGACCAGTCCCTCCGAATCATTCTCATCTTCCTTGGACTTCATTCCCGCCGATCCCGCCCACGCAATGGCTTTCATTCACAAAGGCGCGGGTCCGACCGTTCCCCTTAACCAGTGCCCAACCGACGAGACCAGGGCCCGGGAGTGCCGCATCCACTGGCACCAGCTCATCATCGAGGCCTCCATCTACAACGCCTTCCAGGATATGGGCAATCTCTACACCGGCTATTGGTACCGTTGGGAGACGACGCACGGCAAATGGTGGGACCGCTACGTCGATAGCGTTCAGCGCTGGCGCTGGGACCACTGGGGAGATGACAACCCCGTTCTCGACGACTATGTCGGTCATTCCATGATGGGTTCCATCACCAACTACATGTGGATCCAGAACGACCCCAAGGGCATGACCGTGGAGCAGGCCAATGACTGGATCTACTGGCGCAGTCGTCTCCGCGCGCTCGCCTTCTCTACAGCTTTCAGCTTCTGGTGGAAGATGGGCCCGACGGGCGAAGCGGGCATCGGCCACAATGGAGACCATTACTTCCCAGACAAAGGCGTCATAACGAATGAGACCGGCTGGGTTGAGCTCGTGACCACTCCGCTCGGGGGCCTGGGCTGGACCATTGGAGAAGACGCCCTCGATAAGCATCTCTTCCGCAAAATCGCGGCCAAACCACACCGCCCGGTCACCCTGCTGCTGGCCAGCTTCCTGACTCCCTCCAGGGCGACCGCCAACATCTTCCGCTTCCGTCCGCCGTGGTATCGCGACGCCTATCAGGTCAAGGCGAACACCTTCTGGAGTGACCCCGCCGGTCCCGAGCAGGCCAACCAACCCGTGGGCGACGACCCGCCAGTTTCCGGTACTGACATCGCCTCGGCCGCAGATGCCAGCGCGCCCGGCTCCTCCGCCATTTCACCTCGTCGCCAGCCTGGGGAAAAGCCCGAATGGCCGCGTATCGGCGGTGTCCACGAGTTCGGCGCATGGTGGGGCCTCTCCCTCATGACCGGCCACGTCTGGGGATACGCCCCCGACGTCAAGTACATGCCCATCGACGTCAACTACTCTTATCTGTTGAATCCCAACAGCCATCGTTGGGCCTTCCGCTACGCACCGGAAGTCACTGCTCTCGCCATGCTCGATGAGAAGGCCTTCACGCCGAAGGATCGCTACACCCAGCGCCAGCGCTCTTATGGCGCCGGTGTAAGTCCGGTGGGCTTCCGTACGAATTTCTTCCCCGATGCCCGCGTCCAGCCTTACGTCTCGGGCGTCGGCGGCTTCATCTACTTCAACCAGCGCGTGCTCTCTCCACAGGGCTCGCAGTTCATGTACACCATCGACTTCGGCACGGGCCTTCAGTTCTTCCGCAAGAAACGCCAGGCCTGGTCACTCGGCTATCGCTATCAGCACCTCTCGAACGCCAACATCAGCCACCATAACCCCGGCACTGATGCCAATACGTTCTACGTCGCTGTCTCGCGATTCCGCATTAAGGGTTATCGCTAA
- a CDS encoding zinc ribbon domain-containing protein — MLPLVENLIKLQAVEVERARLAQTALALPAEIAQAQSALDKAQGDLAAQTDALAREEALRTRLERDIKTHRDKATRYRGQLDSITTPAQAQAIEHEISFAESEIDRLENEELASLERTDQHESALAEARTQVEWMANALVKTRERICQRQKECATQQAELTAEREKIRRNVDPDWLVRFDRIAAHRGTAVAKAENQQCTGCRMGIRPQIWNQVREGELLTCDSCGRILYWDPAMTAPVQTAAQAMLNPDPPAVPKPRRIS; from the coding sequence GTGCTGCCTCTGGTAGAAAACCTGATCAAGCTGCAAGCTGTCGAAGTGGAACGGGCCCGGCTCGCACAGACGGCGCTCGCGCTTCCGGCGGAGATCGCGCAGGCGCAGTCAGCGCTGGACAAAGCGCAGGGCGACCTGGCCGCACAGACCGATGCACTAGCGCGAGAAGAGGCTTTGCGCACGCGGCTGGAGCGCGATATCAAGACGCATCGCGATAAGGCAACGCGCTACCGCGGGCAACTCGACTCGATTACCACTCCCGCGCAAGCCCAGGCGATTGAGCACGAGATTTCGTTCGCGGAGTCAGAGATCGATCGGCTGGAGAACGAAGAACTGGCCAGCCTGGAACGCACCGACCAGCACGAATCTGCGCTGGCCGAAGCGCGCACACAGGTTGAATGGATGGCCAACGCACTGGTGAAGACGCGGGAGCGCATTTGCCAGCGCCAGAAAGAATGCGCGACGCAGCAGGCCGAGCTCACCGCGGAGCGAGAGAAGATCCGCCGCAATGTGGATCCCGACTGGCTCGTCCGGTTCGACCGTATTGCTGCGCATCGGGGCACCGCCGTGGCCAAGGCAGAGAACCAGCAGTGCACTGGGTGCCGCATGGGCATCCGGCCGCAGATTTGGAACCAGGTCCGCGAAGGCGAACTGCTCACGTGCGATAGTTGCGGGCGCATTCTCTACTGGGATCCCGCGATGACCGCACCGGTCCAGACAGCTGCGCAGGCCATGCTCAATCCGGACCCGCCGGCCGTTCCCAAGCCTCGCCGCATCAGCTAA
- a CDS encoding 5' nucleotidase, NT5C type, whose product MRRICVDMDEVMADTLSEHLRRYNEAFDEAITPDDLQGRGLWEYAPENRRQQLRDFLDAEDFFEDLPLIDGAQEVLHKLSERFEIYIATQAMTVPNSLGPKFRWLQRHFSFIPPTNYVFCGNKSILLADYLIDDLPRNLQRFRGTGLLYSAPHNMNTTEYVRVNDWNEVAAYFASVED is encoded by the coding sequence ATGCGCCGCATCTGTGTCGATATGGACGAGGTCATGGCCGATACGCTGTCGGAGCATCTGCGCCGCTACAACGAGGCGTTTGACGAGGCGATCACGCCGGACGACCTGCAGGGTCGAGGCCTTTGGGAGTACGCGCCGGAAAACCGGCGACAGCAGCTGAGGGATTTTCTGGATGCTGAGGACTTCTTCGAAGACCTGCCGCTGATTGATGGTGCGCAGGAGGTTCTTCACAAGCTGAGCGAGCGGTTCGAGATCTATATAGCCACGCAGGCGATGACGGTTCCGAACTCGCTGGGGCCCAAGTTCCGGTGGCTGCAGCGGCATTTCTCTTTTATTCCGCCGACAAATTACGTGTTCTGCGGCAACAAGAGCATTCTGCTTGCCGATTACCTGATTGACGACTTGCCGCGCAACCTGCAGCGGTTTCGGGGGACGGGGCTGCTCTACTCAGCACCGCACAACATGAATACGACAGAGTATGTGCGGGTAAACGACTGGAACGAAGTCGCTGCTTATTTCGCGTCGGTCGAGGACTGA